Sequence from the Deinococcus malanensis genome:
TCAGGATTCATTTCCGCAGCGGGCCCGGAGTTTTGCGTGGGTGGGCCTGACCTTCTTTCAGGACTTAGCCATGGGTATCGTGCTGACTACTGGGGTGGCTTTCATTCGAAACCCCGCTTCATGGCGGTGGCCAGCAATGGCGATGTGCTGCTCAGCGGCGACGGAGCGGGCATGGTCTGAGCGTAAGGCTGGTTGACCTTCATCCAGGGGCTGGCTGGTCTGGGCCTGGCGAGGTCTCACCATGCGCCCGGGCAAGTTTTGCTCAGGCGCGGTATCCTTGAGAGCGTGTTTGTTCCTGACGTGCCGCGCCCTCACGGTCAGGTGAGGATTTGAAGCTCAGCCGGCTGCCACCGGGCTTTGCGCTGGATACTGCCGCGCAGGGCCTTGCGCTGCGCCAGGAAGCCGTGCAGCAGATCGTCCGCACCTGGATTCCAGGCGGCTGGCGGGCCGATGGCGAGGTCACCGATGGTGGCAAGACCTTTCAGGCCAGTGTGGAGCTGACCACGCCTCCCGACCCTCAGCTGCTCGGCTCCAACTGCACCTGTGGGCGCTACCGGTGTCGCCATGTGGCGGCGCTGGTCCTGTCCACCGACCCGCCGGAGGGAACGCCGCCGGCCACCCCAGCGGCCCCCCCCCGTGTGGAAGAGCCCCTGGAAGCGCGCGTCTCGCAGTGGCTCGAAAGCTTCAGTGACGGGCCGGTATCCGCGCGTGGCAGGCAGTATGAGTTGCGGTACGTCCTGCGGCTGTTGCCGGGCACCTCGGCCCAGGGTGGGGCGCCACGTGGCCGGGTGGCGATTCAGGTGCTGCGCCTTCCGCTGCGCTCGGAGGTTCCGGATGTGCGGGCGGCCGAGGTGTACGCCCTGCCACGCAGCCTGTCCACCGCGCCGGCCTTCGCGCGCCGTGACGCCGAGGTGCTGACCCTGCTGGAGATGACGACCTCGACCGTGCACGCCCCGGGGCGCTGGGAAGACGCTGTCCATGCGCTGGGTGAGCATCCCGCCACCGACCTGCTGCTCGACACCCTGCTGGAAACCGGGCGGTTGTGCTGGGAGCGAGTGGATACGCCGGTGACGCGAGGACCGGACCTGAAAGGGGTGCTGGGATGGGGCAGTGACGCTAAGGGAATGCAGTTCCCCACCCTGCTGCTGCCTGGCGCTCCAGACGCCCTGCTGCTGCCGCTGCACTCCAGGCCCTGGGCAGTGCGCCCGCAGGAACATGCGTTGTGTCGCGTGACCACCAGCGTTCCCCCGGCCAGGGTCAGCCGCTTCCTGGCCGGCCCATCACTGACCACGGCGCAGGCCACCGCCCTGGCGCACGCCATTACCGCCTCTGGGACGGCGCTGCCAGTCCCGCAGACCGTACAGGTTCAGGAAGACACGCTGCCGTACACGCCTCAATTGCATCTGTCGGGCCGGGTCATGACTGTGCATGTTCGTGACCGCTGGATGCTACGGCCGGAAACCCGGACCTTCCCGGTGGCTGAACTGCGTCACGCCTACGGAGGCCTGACCCTGCCCGATACGGATCCGGGCAGCTCCGACGGTGCCACCGAGCACATGCCGGCCCTGTACCGCGCCGGGGTGCTGACCCGGGTGCGGCGTGATCCGCGCCAGGAACGCCACGCCCTGCAGGAACTGCACCATGCCGGCTTCGACCGCATGGACCGGGTGTTCGAGGAAGACTTTGGTCTGCCTCCTGAGGCCCATGGCCTGCTCACACTGGGCGACGAGGACTCCTGGATGGCCTTTATGCGTGAAGGCCGTGACGCGCTCGAAGCTCAGGGCTTTACCCTGCACCTGCACCCCGACTTTCCGCTGAACTTTGCCGAAATCGAGGACTGGTACGGCGAGGCTGACGACAGCTTCGGCGGCTGGTTCACCCTGGACCTGGGGATCGTGGTGGACGGCGAGCGGGTCAGCCTGATTCCGGTGCTCGCCGATCTGATCGCCCGCCAGCCCGAACTGTTCACCGGCGAGGCGCTCGAAGCTCTGGACGATGATGAGACCCTGTACGCCTCGCTGGGTGACGGCCGCCGCGTGGCGCTGCCTGCCGGGCGCGTTCGTTCCATCCTGGGCGTGCTGGTCGAGCTTCACCTGCGTGACCTGCCTGACGGGCCACTGAGGCTGCCCCTGCTCGATGCCGCACGGCTCGCGCAGCTTGAGGGCGCCGTGCAGGCCCGCTGGGTAGGTGCAGAGAAGCTGCTGGAACTCGGACGCCGTCTGCGCGGCTTCCAGGGCATCCAGCCTGTGCCTGCACCCGAAGGCCTGCATGCCGAGATGCGCCCATACCAGCTGCAGGGTCTGGCTTGGCTGCAGTTCCTGCGTGAACTGGGGATGGGCGGCATTCTGGCAGACGACATGGGACTGGGCAAGACCCTCCAGACCCTGGCCCACCTGCAGCTGGAAAAGAACGCCGGGCGGGCCGACCGGCCCAGTCTGGTGATCGCGCCGACCAGTGTGATTGGCAACTGGCGCGCCGAAGCGGCCCGGTTCACGCCGGGCCTGAAGGTGCTGACCCTGCATGGCAAGGACCGCCGCGAGCACTTCGACCGCATTCCCGACGCGGACATCGTGCTGACCACCTATCCACTGCTGCCCCGCGACCTGGGTGAACTGGGCGCGCATGCCTACCATTTCGTGATTCTGGATGAGGCCCAGAACATCAAGAACGCGAAGACGGCGGCGGCCAAGGCGGCCGGAAGCCTCGATGCCCATCACCGGCTGGCCCTGACCGGCACGCCGCTGGAAAATCACCTGGGCGAGCTGTGGTCACAGTTCAACTTCCTGTCACCGGGCCTGCTGCACGACGAGCGCACCTTCCGGGATCTGTACCGCACACCGATCGAAAAACGGGGCGACCCTCACCGCCGCGCTGCCCTGGCCGCGCGTGTGCGTCCCTTTATCCTGCGGCGCGAGAAGCGTGATGTGGCACGCGAGCTGCCCCCCAAGACCGAGATCCCGGTGCGCGTCACGCTGGACGGTGACCAGCGCGACCTGTACGAAACCGTGCGCGTCACCATGGAGTCCCGTGTCCGCGAGGAACTGCGGGCGCGCGGTCTGAACCGCAGCACCATTGCCATCCTGGACGCTCTGCTCAAGCTGCGTCAGGCGGTCACGGATCCACGGCTGGTCAAGCTGGAGGCGGCCCGGAACGTGCAGGGCAACGCCAAGTTCGAGTGGCTGCAGGGCAATCTGCCGCAAATGCTCGAAGAGGGCCGCCGGGTGCTGATCTTCAGCGGCTTCGCGACACTGCTGGGGCATCTGGAGCAGTGGCTGCGCGAGGAAGGCACCCCGTACAGCATGATCACCGGCCAGACCCAGGACCGCCAGACCCAGATCGACCGTTTCCAGAACGGAGACACGCATGTCTTCCTAATCACCCTTAAGGCCGGTGGGGTGGGCCTGAACCTGACGGCAGCCGACACGGTGATTCACTACGATCCCTGGTGGAACCCGGCCGCCGAGGATCAGGCGACCGACCGCGCCTACCGCATCGGGCAGGACAAACCGGTGTTCGTGTACAAGCTGATTGCTGCCGGCAGCGTCGAGGAGCGCATCCTGGACCTGCAATCGCGCAAGGCGACTCTGGCCCGGGGCATCCTGGACGGCGGGCTCAGCGAGGCCACCCAGCTCACGACGCACGACCTCGACCGCCTGTTTGCTCCGCTTGCTGACGGGGACGACGCCCTCGAGATCGGTCCGGTGGCTTCTGAAGCGCCGGGCTCCTAGATGTCACAGTTCCGGTGCAGCTGGCCCCGGCTCTGATTTGGGAAGAGAAAAGCATCCGTTCGCTGTCCGCGCAGACTGAGAGGCCGATGGTCTCGGGTGACTGCCCCAGACCGTCCGCCGGAATCATGGTCTGGCTCGCTGAGCACAGCTGACGCACCCTCAGAGAGCTTCGTCGGGTTACGTGCAGGGCAGAGGTGCGCGGCAGTACCTAGACCAGCCTTGAGTGTTGCACCGGCCGCGCGCTATGCTCGCCGGGATGACCGTGTACGGCGCGTGGTGGTGGCCCAGCTTCGCCTGGGAGTAACGCGCTGTTTGTTGTTTGAATGCACGCGCCCAGGTGGTTTCCAGACCACCGGGCGCTTTTTCTTGTTCCAGACAGGAGCCGCATGACTCAGACCCTCAACGCCCAGATCGTCGTTCAGGAGCTTAATGCCGACCTGGACACCCCCGTGACCGCCTACCTGAAAGTCGCTCAGGGTGAAACCGTTTCCTTTTTGCTGGAAAGTGTCGAAGCTGGCGAAAAACTGGGGCGCTACTCGTTTATTGGTGTGGGCGAGCAGGGCACCTTCACCTACCGGGACAGGCAGGTGAAGAGCAGCGGAGTGTTCGGAGAGTTCAGCGGTCCGGAGGCTGATCCTCTGGCCCGGCTGTATCAGTTGACGGCCCGGTCGGTGGAGGTGCCTCAGGGACTACCAGCCTTTGTGGGTGGCGCTGTGGGCTTTGCTGCTTACGACATTATCCGCGCCTACGAGACCCTGCCCGACCAGAATCCCGACGAGCTCAATATCCCCGACGCCCTGTTTATCGCGCCGCGTGGCATGGTCATTTATGACCATCTCAAGCACCGCCTGATAGCCGTGGCAACAGCAGAAAAGCGGGCTGAGGCTGAGGCGATGCTGCGTGAACTGGTTTCCAGGCTGCGGGGCCCACTGCCTGAGGTTCCGGGCCGTGAGCCTGCCCCGGCCCCCGAGTTCACCAGCAACTTCACGCCTCAGGGCTACATGGCGGCTGTAGAGCAGGCCCTGGAATACATCCGTGCCGGGGACGTGTTTCAGGTGGTCCCCAGTCAGCGCTTCAGCGCAGACCTGACCGTGCATCCCTTTGCGCTGTACCGGGCCCTGCGGCGCGTCAATCCCAGCCCGTACCTGGGATATCTCGCGCTGGGAGACGTGACCCTGGTGGCCAGCAGCCCCGAGAGCCTGCTCCGTAGCGACGGGCATGAGGTCATCACGCGGCCCATCGCCGGGACCCGGGTGCGCGGTCAGACCCCCGAGACCGATAACGCCAACGCCGCCGAACTGCTGGCCGACGAGAAGGAGCGGGCCGAGCACCTGATGCTGGTGGACCTCGGCCGCAACGACCTGGGGAAGGTCAGTGCTTACGGCAGCGTGCGGGTGCGGGACGCTT
This genomic interval carries:
- a CDS encoding DEAD/DEAH box helicase, whose translation is MKLSRLPPGFALDTAAQGLALRQEAVQQIVRTWIPGGWRADGEVTDGGKTFQASVELTTPPDPQLLGSNCTCGRYRCRHVAALVLSTDPPEGTPPATPAAPPRVEEPLEARVSQWLESFSDGPVSARGRQYELRYVLRLLPGTSAQGGAPRGRVAIQVLRLPLRSEVPDVRAAEVYALPRSLSTAPAFARRDAEVLTLLEMTTSTVHAPGRWEDAVHALGEHPATDLLLDTLLETGRLCWERVDTPVTRGPDLKGVLGWGSDAKGMQFPTLLLPGAPDALLLPLHSRPWAVRPQEHALCRVTTSVPPARVSRFLAGPSLTTAQATALAHAITASGTALPVPQTVQVQEDTLPYTPQLHLSGRVMTVHVRDRWMLRPETRTFPVAELRHAYGGLTLPDTDPGSSDGATEHMPALYRAGVLTRVRRDPRQERHALQELHHAGFDRMDRVFEEDFGLPPEAHGLLTLGDEDSWMAFMREGRDALEAQGFTLHLHPDFPLNFAEIEDWYGEADDSFGGWFTLDLGIVVDGERVSLIPVLADLIARQPELFTGEALEALDDDETLYASLGDGRRVALPAGRVRSILGVLVELHLRDLPDGPLRLPLLDAARLAQLEGAVQARWVGAEKLLELGRRLRGFQGIQPVPAPEGLHAEMRPYQLQGLAWLQFLRELGMGGILADDMGLGKTLQTLAHLQLEKNAGRADRPSLVIAPTSVIGNWRAEAARFTPGLKVLTLHGKDRREHFDRIPDADIVLTTYPLLPRDLGELGAHAYHFVILDEAQNIKNAKTAAAKAAGSLDAHHRLALTGTPLENHLGELWSQFNFLSPGLLHDERTFRDLYRTPIEKRGDPHRRAALAARVRPFILRREKRDVARELPPKTEIPVRVTLDGDQRDLYETVRVTMESRVREELRARGLNRSTIAILDALLKLRQAVTDPRLVKLEAARNVQGNAKFEWLQGNLPQMLEEGRRVLIFSGFATLLGHLEQWLREEGTPYSMITGQTQDRQTQIDRFQNGDTHVFLITLKAGGVGLNLTAADTVIHYDPWWNPAAEDQATDRAYRIGQDKPVFVYKLIAAGSVEERILDLQSRKATLARGILDGGLSEATQLTTHDLDRLFAPLADGDDALEIGPVASEAPGS
- the trpE gene encoding anthranilate synthase component I, which codes for MTQTLNAQIVVQELNADLDTPVTAYLKVAQGETVSFLLESVEAGEKLGRYSFIGVGEQGTFTYRDRQVKSSGVFGEFSGPEADPLARLYQLTARSVEVPQGLPAFVGGAVGFAAYDIIRAYETLPDQNPDELNIPDALFIAPRGMVIYDHLKHRLIAVATAEKRAEAEAMLRELVSRLRGPLPEVPGREPAPAPEFTSNFTPQGYMAAVEQALEYIRAGDVFQVVPSQRFSADLTVHPFALYRALRRVNPSPYLGYLALGDVTLVASSPESLLRSDGHEVITRPIAGTRVRGQTPETDNANAAELLADEKERAEHLMLVDLGRNDLGKVSAYGSVRVRDAFTVERYSHVMHIVSTVAGQLRSGQTPLHALASVLPMGTVSGAPKIRAMEIIDELEPVRRGPYGGAFGYIAFDGSLDMALTLRTMVIAGGRLHIQAGAGVVADSDPASEELETRSKAAALMRAVELAAGGL